The Oryzias melastigma strain HK-1 linkage group LG20, ASM292280v2, whole genome shotgun sequence genome includes the window ttcaattctGGCTTTACTAATGGACATGTTTTAACAATTTAGAAGCTCAGTTTAAAGATTAATAATTTAGGTTTTGCAGCtaatatttaagaacatttgatttttttNNNNNNNNNNNNNNNNNNNNNNNNNNNNNNNNNNNNNNNNNNNNNNNNNNNNNNNNNNNNNNNNNNNNNNNNNNNNNNNNNNNNNNNNNNNNNNNNNNNNNNNNNNNNNNNNNNNNNNNNNNNNNNNNNNNNNNNNNNNNNNNNNNNNNNNNNNNNNNNNNNNNNNNNNNNNNNNNNNNNNNNNNNNNNNNNNNNNNNNNNNNNNNNNNNNNNNNNNNNNNNNNNNNNNNNNNNNNNNNNNNNNNNNNNNNNNNNNNNNNNNNNNNNNNNNNNNNNNNNNNNNNNNNNNNNNNNNNNNNNNNNNNNNNNNNNNNNNNNNNNNNNNNNNNNNNNNNNNNNNNNNNNNNNNNNNNNNNNNNNNNNNNNNNNNNNNNNNNNNNNNNNNNNNNNNNNNNNNNNNNNNNNNNNNNNNNNNNNNNNNNNNNNNNNNNNNNNNNNNNNNNNNNNNNNNNNNNNNNNNNNNNNNNNNNNNNNNNNNNNNNNNNNNNNNNNNNNNNNNNNNNNNNNNNNNNNNNNNNNNNNNNNNNNNNNNNNNNNNNNNNNNNNNNNNNNNNNNNNNNNNNNNNNNNNNNNNNNNNNNNNNNNNNNNNNNNNNNNNNNNNNNNNNNNNNNNNNNNNNNNNNNNNNNNNNNNNNNNNNNNNNNNNNNNNNNNNNNNNNNNNNNNNNNNNNNNNNNNNNNNNNNNNNNNNNNNNNNNNNNNNNNNNNNNNNNNNNNNNNNNNNNNNNNNNNNNNNNNNNNNNNNNNNNNNNNNNNNNNNNNNNNNNNNNNNNNNNNNNNNNNNNNNNNNNNNNNNNNNNNNNNNNNNNNNNNNNNNNNNNNNNNNNNNNNNNNNNNNNNNNNNNNNNNNNNNNNNNNNNNNNNNNNNNNNNNNNNNNNNNNNNNNNNNNNNNNNNNNNNNNNNNNNNNNNNNNNNNNNNNNNNNNNNNNNNNNNNNNNNNNNNNNNNNNNNNNNNNNNNNNNNNNNNNNNNNNNNNNNNNNNNNNNNNNNNNNNNNNNNNNNNNNNNNNNNNNNNNNTAACATGGTACGCCGTGTGCTGCTCAAAGTAATACTCCTCCAAATCCAGTAACAGAAGGGAAAacctgcaaaaaaacaacaaaaaaaccaaacaggacaaattatcacatttacacaaaaatgttttaagctgGAAAATTgtgaataatgaataaaaacaaacacgaaacaaattatgattattacattttctaaacttcTAAGTTAAAGacattatgacaaaaaaataaagaataaagtttttgaaaatgtgtaacGTTTTTCTAATTCGTACACATCAAAAATGAAAGACTTCACTTAAAGACCCAAACTAGAGAAAATTcatggtgttttgaacatgttcttgtagcctttttctcaagatatagaaagaaaatgaagattaaaattgcatttctttaagcAAATCATTGAATCATTGTTTCCACTCAAAAAGTAAGATCAAATActaataaattgaaaataaataaataagaaaaaattaaaaataataattaattttttttttttaagttccacTTCAATGggcctctgagatgtgggcaggactgttggcgcagagtaacCCCGCCCACTTCCTATCAATTTCGACCCCTAACAAACAAGACaaatatcagagttatccagcctACAGTTTTGGGACAGATGCCATAACAAAGACGTTTGTGGATTTGCTCGTctacaagcggatgcatcagaatggagcggagcaggaagcttctggcttgccgtagtagctccTACGTCACTGCTACAAGGTTTTCCCCTCctaatttacaacaatttgaatgaagaaatactcagatattTAATTTTGAGCCTAATTCTCTTAATATAAGTCCTCCATCGTGTTAAAAACCCCACtcttcattggagtgggtctgtaaatAAACCAGGAGCACTGAGGAGAAGCAGCTTTAAAATGCACTGTAAACAAATGGTAACCAAAGGGTTAAAAGGGGGTGACTCAAGGTAACTGGAGAGGGTTCTCACACCATTTTCTACCAGAATAACTAGAAACTTTACCCACTTTGCTGCTAATTGAAttcttttgaaaagaaattgtCTAAATTGGTCAAGTTCCAAACATTCCCATTCATACCGCCTCAAAACTTccttaaaaaaccccaaaacagcatAGCTTTCAAATACGTTTTTACAAGTATTTACACaataaatttgctttaaatctTATTAGCTGTTGTTTTGATTTACATTTGTATAGATTAAGAAGCTGTCATGTCGCCTTTAAGGTCACTTCATAAAAGCTGGCATCTCAGTCAACGTCTAATAGGTGACGCGGCCATGACATTGACCAGCTGCTGTCTGTGCCGAGTAAATTACGAACAAAGCTAGCGAGATGCTAGCGAAAGGCGGGGCGACACAAACCTTTCTTTTGTTCGCTCTCTGGGCTTAAGAAATGCCATGGCTGCGCTGCATCCTCCCGCGAAACTCAACACCAAACAGCCGCAGTTTGAGCTCTGTAAACACGGAAGTTCGCCTGGTACCACGTGACAAGCTTCTCAGTCAGCATCAATCAAGCAGAGAGGTGTAAAAGGAGGGTGTACTCTGATATTTTTTGAGTGTTTGCCGAATTCCCTTGAAAAGGTTTGTTTCGATAGTTAGCCTTATTTACCCTTTctgtataaaatatattattttgtgttattaacttaatataaatataactgTAATGATAATAGAGCGaacatttcagaaatgttcCCCTACGGGGTATTCTGATTCATTTCAATGAGTTTGAAACGCGCCCAGTGAGGCATCTTCAGCAATCCAAACGATCTTTGTTAATTAGCATCGTGACGTGTCTCTGTGAGCTCAGCTAAGGAAGTGAGCGATTTTGAAAATGTCTGAGTTAAACTATTTCATTTAAGGTTGAATACATCTTTACTTTTAGTAGAAATCATGTCGAAATGCAGTGCAGGAGACACATCCCTGGATTTGCTTTTAGCTTCGTTTTTGTTCTGTCATATTTTACGAATAAGGTgcgtattttaatttaattccaCTTTTCTTAGGTTACACAGACAAATACAGTATTTAAGCAAAAGactccattaaaaacaaaaacttaaggAAATATAACTGAACAGACTTACCCATTTTATACGAAAAACAGCTAAATTGTTTCTCAATACTTACAATAATAGTGAAAcaattaagtatttttgtttgtttgtttttaagatattttttaccaaaataaaagcatgttggATGAGatttattggttcattttttttctaacactttttgtgattgtttcttttacagTTTGTCCTCTCGGTCCTGAATTTTACGTATCCAACCTTATTTCAAGGGTAAGTAGTggacataaaaagtaaaaaaaaaaaaatgtgggtttgGACAGGAAAAACATCTCAATTTACAATGTTTCTAAAAGTTTGAAATCTGtacacattattttattaaagttttcatGGAAAAGCAATGGCAACAAAAAGTGAAGGCAGCTTAGACTAGCTACtgtttttccattgtttttaatattttttataaacacgaataatccaaaaaataaagaaaaagtctcCCATTATTGATATATGTACTGCTATATAATCCAGTATTAGCTCATCCTCCTGAATAGACATTAGTAACAAGCAAAGGTGATTTATTTACCTTTTCTTTTTGGAATAATTCCAactcaaaaatctaaatttccaAATAATATCTGCTGGTTTGAAGGTCtcagattttttaggataaagTGTAATTTTTCCTTGATTTTTAGACACCATCAATTTAGTAAAACCAAAAGGATCAGTGAATTGtttgacagacaaaaaaatgggaaaaatttGTTGGAAAAAGGGATCTTCCTTTTTCAAAGCTGAAGtgggattttatttaaaaaaaaaacaaaaaaaaaaaacgacaacatATGATATAAGTTGTGTATACTTGCTTAGATAAGAGGATAAGAGGAGTGATCAATTTACTACCTCATTTTATCCTATTTCGGGGTGGGATTTGTGATCctccgatcagaggtcgaccactcttCCACCGCACCAAAGATTTATCCTCATCAAAACTCTTCTTTCCAGATGGCAGACGTTTATCGGAGCCGTTCTGCTTCTTCTCTCTGGAAAGCTGGGATGGGTGGAAATGAGCTTCATCAGCAGGTTTCCTCTGCATTATGACCCGACTCCATTCCCACCTGGGCGCggctcatgtgtgttttttttgttgcagatcCGCCGCTCTCTCCTGGCTCCCGGCCTCGCTCCTGTTTGTGGGAAACATTTACGCTGGTTCTCGGGCTTTGTCACGCCTGGTGTGTACGAACAGAAGCGTGCaagtgtttgattgacagctcttacgcctttttgtttttctctttgtgcaGGATATTCCTTTCTTCTTCACCCTTCAGAATTCCTCACATGTTGTCACCTACATAATCAGCACAGCCCTCCACAGAGAGGTAGGAATATTCGCcgtttttctaaagaaaacgTAGCTTCTAAACCTGCGCTGTCCTTTATTTAGAAACAGAAGATGCACCAGCTAAAGTCCATCAGGTTTGTAATGTATATAGTATGCCAACATCTAGGAgtaaaatccaactttattcCAGTAAATCTGCAAAAATGGCCTCTTTAATGCATGTTTTATCTAGTATGGGCCTCATGCTGCTGGCAGCCGTCAACCTTCCTCTGTGCGACCCTCAGGTACCAATCACAACCTGCGTGGTTCTGTTCGTGCACAGcgtcttgtttatttttgtttacgtTTCCTCCTGTGCAGGTCGACTACAGTGCATACCTGTGGGCTGTCTGCCATCTCCTCTGTGCCGGTAAGGAGAAGAGATACTAACAAGGGGATGAAGACCAACCaggaggcctctgattggtttTCCTCCCCGAAAAgtggtttgtatttttatgttattttacagaaatccaataaatatttgtgcttgaataaaaatgtatatttaggtGCGTACAAGGCGTTTCAAGTCCACAAGTCCAGCAGCTTAAGGTAAGCCTGAGCCCTTTTTGTCGTAGCATTTGAGtctttttataaaagttttttaacagaataatgttaattttgttttttgatcttAGTGACTGTGAGCAGCATTGGATCAACTGTTTGTTCAGgtaagaaaacctttaaaaaacaggattttaattaGAATTTAGCATACCATGACATATCCTAACGCAAGAAATGGTAACTGTAaagactgaaatgtttctggaaaatatacatttactgTTCCTAAATATTCAGAGAATCAAaatatcagaaaacaaaaaaacacaattattgtttgaaaaatatcagtgtaaatgtaaaaatttgtaaaaatgtcaaaacacattttaactccAATTATAGTCAGGTGTAAATTTTCTAGACGTTTGAAttatggaaactttttttttttttttttttNNNNNNNNNNNNNNCAGAGTTGTAGAATAATACTTCTTCTCATCACAGGTGTTACTTTGCATAAATGTACCTCCAATTAATGAAAGAGTGGCATTTAtgtttgttgtgtgtgttgtaGCAACATCAAAGCACTCTGTCTTTGATTGAATGTTGGtcatcaaaaacaattttttttgtaaaatcaaaaaacacCAATTGTgaggaaagttatttaaaaagtggTTGCAAAAAAAGCTCCACCTTCTTTTTCACAAATGAACAGCAGCCCAAAATTATGATGCGAATGAacaactttgattaaaaaaaaaaatgtttttggtattttttacatgttcttatgatatttttttggtGGTTATGTATAAAGAAGGTTacgtttattgtttttttttgttgtataactaatgttagtttggggttgtgaggggcggtaagctagcgggagagcttataaataaaaggatgatgggaaataagtgaaGGCTTACTCCAAGACACAAGTCCCGCACACAACTTATcaaatttctctgtttttttttccaaaagagaAAAGATCTGGACATTATTCCAGAACTATCTGTTACATGTTTACTTTCACTCCTCACTGATTGGTTGtcctttttgtaaaaacagtgtCCTGCTGCTGGCGCTCGCCGCTCATCCTACAGGtaccccccaccacccccacAATGCCAACTTCAAACAGGCATGTCGGTTTAACCCTTTTTGCTTCCTCTACAGGTGACCTAACAGGTGCCTTAGAGTTTCCCTCTCTTCATTCCGGAGTGTTCCACTGCGGATGCAGCGCCAGGTGAGGTTTTTCAACGTGAaatcacatacttttattgattgGCCAAATAaattgcaataaagaaaaataattaggattagcaagaacatgttttttaaaatgatcaggTTATTCTGAGAAATAGAATGACTAATAGCTGCTTagttctctatagaagtctttgggactttggcttcttggagccagggGGTACTTAATATTTGGATCATGGGGTGGggtgtcactcagtccagtcctctgcatacagtcaatggtcagaGTGTTCCTTTAGCCTGTATAGCATTCCTGTGCGTCGATGGATTTACTGAGAGGTCAGACGTCGGGTTTGTCTCTATACAGCGCTCTGCTTGGTTTCCTGTTGCTGCTGGTTACTGTCAAACTAAAACGAGGCCTTTCCAGTGAGCATCTTGGGATCTGGATCTTCATATCcaaggtaaaaaataataaactctttaaattttaaacatcaGAAAGCATTTTTCCCCTTTGATCCTGCTGTCACAGGTTACTACCATGTCCCTCTCCCCATTCATGTTCAGCGTGAACGTCAACGCCCCGTCTTTTGTGTGGCAAGTAtctatttgacatttaactcTTTGAGCAAAATGTCCTACTTTtaactgctttttctttttctttgtgacaGCGTGCTCATCAGTCTGGCTGGCGAGGCCCTGCTGGTGTTTTCCGACAGAGATTCTCAGGCGGGATGATTCCACATTCTGCTCTTCTGACCAAATAAAACTGTTCAATTTCTTatgtattttcataaataaaacctcACATGGAATTTACTATAACggttgattgtttttgttttcagatcaCATTCTGGTGAAATTTGTTGATGGAAAGACTCTTTCATAtctcatacattttattttttttaaacatagatCACAGAAAAATCACAGGAGGGTTGGGGTTGTGCAGCtaggagcaaacaaaaagtcCAGTTCTACATCCTTCATGAGCTCCTAAATGAGTTGAAACCACAAAAATCAAGTGGATTTTAAGCTCTGCTCCTTTTTCTTTGGGGTGAATAAGGCGTTTAAAGGTTGTCTTCTCTTCATTCGCCCTGGAGGACTGTTCTGTTCTTTgatatagcctaaaaacaaccaacaaaatgaaaaaaaagacttttctagACATGTTGAAGCTTAACTCAAGTAAAACATTCACTCACCTCTGTCAATGCAGGTTTGAGTTGACGGGAACCCCACTTCCCAGAAGTTTTCAGGAGTACATGGAGGGATGTAGAGGTAGCGATGTCTGGAGCAAGCAGagagctttttctgtttttcctcctccgGCAGATGAGCGTAATACTGTAACAGACGATTATACGAAGActaaagcacatttaaaaaattggttATTTGCCACTAGTTAAAgtgtttacatatttttctaCTTCTATATTCCAATATTTGTTCATACATTTATTCAATTGATAAGTTCTATTTTTGAATTGGCATATTTAGcttaagctcctcccacatcttGAAGCTGAAtcagaaattcagatttttttaagccaaatatgtaaataaaacacacatttcagcCGTGTACTTATGCTCAACTATCTTCAAACTGTGATtgtttggagaaaaacaaaaaacaagttaaatctGGGAGCCTCCTATGACTCTCAGGATGTGGCAAGGAActatagaaacacaaaaataatagtttaagtttattggtttagtttacCATTTtcatgatttacaaaaaaactacagtatatacaaacaaccaataaaaatagaataggCAGAAGCCTATGAGATTCATATATAATAGTCcattaattttacaaattattacaagtaaatcaaattattttacagAAGTGTTTGgtaatcatttatacatttactttttagacgtttgttaaaaataaagaagtaaaaaagacCTCTTAAATTATagtttctatatatttttaactaaattatgttttaatctaTAAACAAATTCTTATACTTTAACAGaaacaatttcctttaattttaaacttttagtcaaacaaaataaagagttaGTTGGTTGGAATTACATAATTATACATTAATATAAGTAGTTTTGGTGAAACtataattttgtgtttgttttttagggttatTCGACAGGAATGTGACCTTTGcagagaggtcaaaggtcaaattAAACCCATTTTCATCTCAGAATACTCACAATCTCACACTCTTTGCAGGTGGTGCCCTTCAGTTTCCTCCTCTCGTCTTTCTTACGAACCACAGCCACGTGTGCAAACGCTGGGTGCCTAGAGGAGAAAGCAGTCACTTTTTGAACTGAGAAAGTattgaggatttaaaaaaataaaatagaattaaagaTGTGTCTTACTGGGCTTTATTTGGACGTGCAGGAGAACCTGGTTCTAGATTGAGGGACGAAATGAACAATTTAGACATAAAATTAAGGTCAAATGTtgtttcttaaccctttaacatcataGCTAcagtatttatgttatttaatttactgtatCTTATTAATTgttacacgatcaacgtaattccagtagattttgaaggagaaaagcggcgttcccgccgcttttctccttcaaaatctactggaattacattgattgtgttaacggttgaaaagttatagtaagttaaagattttttgtttaattgttaaaTATAAATGCTCACCACTGTTGTCCTCATAGTgtttctcctcttcttcatcaccatcatcatcctcctcttcatGATTTAAAGGCAAGTTGCTGTATGACTGGTACTCGCCATACGCCGTGGTGTCAAACATCACATCCAAACTGTCCACCGCCTTCGCGCCTAAACCTTTAAGAGAATTATCTTTAATTTATGTCAAATGTATTGATTAAAAGTCCATAACTACCTGGCTTGATGTCTCTGCTGTCCTGGCTGATCGGTCCCGGGCGCTGAAGCATGCTGTGGCTGACCCATGTGCAGTCCGTGTCCATCAGCTCGCCGCCGTGCTGCTTTTCCTCCAACTCGACCTCATCTCCGTCCAGCTCGCCGTCACATAAGGACAGAGCGAGGGCGGGGTCGATGCTCCATGCCGGCTCCACGGAGAGCGTCCTGCCTGGTAACGGCAGTAACAAccgtttaaaataaaaaaataaaaaatgtattcatgctGTAAATAACTCACATTCTTTGGCTCCAGGCTGGCCGCGTGAAACATTCAAAGTTCTCTTCTTGGCGCCTCCATCTCCTTTAGTCACGCTGAGGGGAACTCGAAAAGCAGGAGAGGAGGGGGGCTTTAGGCCGGAGGCGCCACCGTCAGAAGGCTGAACCTGTAAGGCCGCCCCCTCCTGGCGTTTATCTCCGCTGTCGTCCATCAGCTCCtccctcttctcctccttcgTCAGCCTGCAATCAGAGACGTCATCTGCGAAGCGTTTGGCGTGCGGCAGAAAAGACGGAGACTTCTTGGTGGTGGAGTCTGGACTGCGGATCCGGGTGGATGAAGAGAAGCACTGAGgccttaaagaaagaaaatagaaGTTTACACCAGCCGCTCTGAAGGACATTAAATGTGCCCCGCCCTCTGTACTTACTTTATACACACATTGTGTTTCAAGAGGGGTTTTGAGGAACTTTGCTGAtttggaggaaactgatttttCTGAGGAatgattcaattaaaaaaataagtctgcATTAAGATTCCACCGTGTCTGTTTATGTTCAGTTCTTACCACAGGATGTTTACCAACAGGCAGAAAGGCGCACGTTTCTGCGATCGCCTCTCCATCATCTTCATCGTCTAAATGAGATGTGAAATAAGTTTATGGAAAAGGTGAAGATTTGCTTCTGAAGCTCTTCCAGATGGTGAAGTCGTACCTGCGATCTGAGGTGTGTCCAGCTCGCAAGTGTTCGGCACCAGCACTTCAGCTTTCCCAGCATTCTCTGCAGGTTCTTTAGATAGTGAAGTACAACAAGTTAGAGCTTCAGGTAACTCAGTGGAGGGTTAATGAAACCAGGGAGCGCTTAAACTAACCACACAGGAGGGACTTGTGGGGGTGGGGAATGGGCTTCTCCTCGTAACGGACGTGTTTCTGCTGGTCGACTTGTTTGCGCTTCCTCAGCTTGTTGGCGGGGGGCAGGGAGCTGGGTAGGACAGGCGAGTCGGGGATGAAGCCGGCGTCCTGATCTGAAGAGGAACTGATGGGAGACGACATGTCAGGGGGACAGAAACCGAGGTTCAGATTCTAACGCAGAGTCAATCAAGCTACATGATGTTTGGAAACCAAACattctgtaaaaaatatattgaaaaaactatttttaaaatttaggttctacaattaaaataaattaaaggcATCGTATCCCCTGCAGACACTACCTGCCCCACTGACTGAGCAGCTGCCATACGCCCCTCACCCCCTCTTTGCCCCTCCCACCCTGTTCAGAGCTACacgcaaaaaataataaaatctttttttttttcaaaagggcATCTTTAtgttagttttatctccatagcaaccattttattttttggttgcctAGTGGTGTTTAACATAAATGTGCCATTTTTACAAGAATCGGTCCAAGTACATTTATGGATTACCTTAGTAACAGAGGTTTTTTATTAACAACACTCACTTTCCTGATATATTTAGACAATATGTTAAATTGTTCAGCTTATATCAACGATTCATGTATTATATTTTCACAGTATTCCAATAAATAATACGTTAGAAACGGGGAAACCCCTCTTTTGCAGGCTTGCCTCAATCGTAGATTCTCAGGGATGCTTAATGAGTTACTAGAtcaaaactttaagtttaagcttaagtttaagtttttgaCATGTATGTGAAATTTCTGGAAGCCCCcttaaactaaagttttttcttcctttgtgtCAAAATGGCTACTATGAGGCCATCCCATAAATTTAGAAAACTTCCATCTGATATTCCTACCTAACGTGTGTTTTGTCTTCGTTAGTggattttgga containing:
- the LOC112151278 gene encoding transmembrane protein 241 isoform X2; protein product: MPWLRCILPRNSTPNSRSLSSVNTEVRLVPRDKLLSQHQSSREFVLSVLNFTYPTLFQGWQTFIGAVLLLLSGKLGWVEMSFISRSAALSWLPASLLFVGNIYAGSRALSRLDIPFFFTLQNSSHVVTYIISTALHREKQKMHQLKSISMGLMLLAAVNLPLCDPQVDYSAYLWAVCHLLCAGAYKAFQVHKSSSLSDCEQHWINCLFSVLLLALAAHPTGDLTGALEFPSLHSGVFHCGCSASALLGFLLLLVTVKLKRGLSSEHLGIWIFISKRERQRPVFCVRAHQSGWRGPAGVFRQRFSGGMIPHSALLTK
- the LOC112151278 gene encoding transmembrane protein 241 isoform X1 — its product is MPWLRCILPRNSTPNSRSLSSVNTEVRLVPRDKLLSQHQSSREFVLSVLNFTYPTLFQGWQTFIGAVLLLLSGKLGWVEMSFISRSAALSWLPASLLFVGNIYAGSRALSRLDIPFFFTLQNSSHVVTYIISTALHREKQKMHQLKSISMGLMLLAAVNLPLCDPQVDYSAYLWAVCHLLCAGAYKAFQVHKSSSLSDCEQHWINCLFSVLLLALAAHPTGDLTGALEFPSLHSGVFHCGCSASALLGFLLLLVTVKLKRGLSSEHLGIWIFISKVTTMSLSPFMFSVNVNAPSFVCVLISLAGEALLVFSDRDSQAG
- the LOC112151278 gene encoding transmembrane protein 241 isoform X3, whose amino-acid sequence is MQCRRHIPGFAFSFVFVLSYFTNKFVLSVLNFTYPTLFQGWQTFIGAVLLLLSGKLGWVEMSFISRSAALSWLPASLLFVGNIYAGSRALSRLDIPFFFTLQNSSHVVTYIISTALHREKQKMHQLKSISMGLMLLAAVNLPLCDPQVDYSAYLWAVCHLLCAGAYKAFQVHKSSSLSDCEQHWINCLFSVLLLALAAHPTGDLTGALEFPSLHSGVFHCGCSASALLGFLLLLVTVKLKRGLSSEHLGIWIFISKVTTMSLSPFMFSVNVNAPSFVCVLISLAGEALLVFSDRDSQAG
- the rbbp8 gene encoding DNA endonuclease RBBP8, which gives rise to MSGSGDSSGTIKVADSFEDLWRQLGECHHHVIGELESKVSRLKKDRCLDAQRLEVFYNRNQQLKEENKTLHDTINLLEERLRAGECDRCVVLEEKLKSSLDQNLRLLNELRIERNDLQDENGKLRAEIQKLKASCSSSDQDAGFIPDSPVLPSSLPPANKLRKRKQVDQQKHVRYEEKPIPHPHKSLLCEPAENAGKAEVLVPNTCELDTPQIADDEDDGEAIAETCAFLPVGKHPVKNQFPPNQQSSSKPLLKHNVCIKPQCFSSSTRIRSPDSTTKKSPSFLPHAKRFADDVSDCRLTKEEKREELMDDSGDKRQEGAALQVQPSDGGASGLKPPSSPAFRVPLSVTKGDGGAKKRTLNVSRGQPGAKECRTLSVEPAWSIDPALALSLCDGELDGDEVELEEKQHGGELMDTDCTWVSHSMLQRPGPISQDSRDIKPGLGAKAVDSLDVMFDTTAYGEYQSYSNLPLNHEEEDDDGDEEEEKHYEDNSEPGSPARPNKAQHPAFAHVAVVRKKDERRKLKGTTCKECEIYYAHLPEEEKQKKLSACSRHRYLYIPPCTPENFWEVGFPSTQTCIDRGYIKEQNSPPGRMKRRQPLNALFTPKKKEQSLKST